One segment of Gammaproteobacteria bacterium DNA contains the following:
- the rnr gene encoding ribonuclease R has product MKKKTKPNKPARHGQHRADPYAEREAQKYARPIQSREAILDWLEKAGKPLRFEQLARDLHLNATDGIEALSRRLAAMLRDGQLVQNRRDEYCLVKRLPLVAGTVIGHRDGFGFLKPDEGEEDVFLPPRQMRALMHGDRALVRVQGRDARGRPEGSLVDVLERNTTELAGRYVEEHGLSSVLPDNTRIAHTVLVPAEARNGARAGQMVVVELTRQPDKQSEPIGKVTRILGERNAPGMEVELAVHAHGLPNEWPADVEREAAGFSAQVPDSAKHERLDLRTTPLVTIDGEDARDFDDAVYCEPRGEGFRLIVAIADVSHYVQPNSALDSEARNRGTSVYFPDRVIPMLPEVLSNGLCSINPEVDRLCMVCDMYIGPDGKIGRAQFHEGVMRSAARLTYTQVAGILVERKRELRTQFETLLPHLENLQAVFRVLFKARTRRGAIDFDSTETRIVFDAQHKVAAIKPLVRNEAHRIIEECMIAANVEAARFLEKHQMPTLYRVHAGPDADALKELRAFLGTLGLSLGGGVKPEAQHYATLLEKVRGRPDQSLIQTVLLRSLSQAVYSPNNHGHFGLALREYAHFTSPIRRYPDLLVHRGIRHVLKGGTARNFRYSLMQMDSLGSHCSMAERRADEATRDALDWLKADYMRDKLGEEFDGLITGVLPFGLFVQLKDLYVEGLVHVTSLPSDYYDHDPVGHRLVGERSGRVFRLTDAVRVRVVNVNLDERKIDFELAGMPAARAAHRGRKPPRARSKARR; this is encoded by the coding sequence ATGAAGAAAAAAACCAAACCCAATAAACCCGCACGCCACGGGCAACACCGCGCCGATCCTTACGCCGAACGCGAGGCGCAGAAATACGCGCGTCCCATTCAGAGCCGTGAGGCGATACTGGATTGGCTGGAAAAAGCGGGCAAGCCGCTGCGCTTCGAACAGCTCGCGCGCGATCTGCACCTGAACGCGACGGATGGAATCGAGGCGCTCAGCCGCCGGCTGGCCGCGATGCTGCGCGACGGACAACTGGTGCAGAACCGTCGGGATGAATACTGCCTGGTGAAGCGCCTGCCGCTGGTGGCGGGTACGGTCATCGGTCATCGCGACGGCTTCGGATTCCTGAAGCCCGACGAAGGCGAGGAGGACGTGTTTCTCCCGCCGCGCCAGATGCGCGCGCTCATGCATGGCGACCGGGCTTTGGTGCGCGTGCAGGGCCGTGACGCGCGCGGCCGGCCGGAAGGCTCGCTCGTGGACGTGCTGGAGCGCAACACCACCGAACTGGCGGGACGCTATGTGGAAGAACACGGCCTGAGTTCCGTGCTGCCGGACAACACACGCATCGCGCATACGGTGCTGGTACCGGCCGAGGCGCGCAACGGCGCGCGCGCCGGCCAGATGGTGGTGGTGGAACTCACCCGGCAACCGGACAAGCAGAGCGAACCCATCGGCAAGGTGACGCGCATCTTGGGTGAGCGCAATGCGCCCGGGATGGAAGTGGAATTGGCGGTGCATGCGCACGGCCTGCCCAATGAATGGCCGGCGGACGTGGAGCGCGAGGCCGCCGGTTTTTCCGCGCAGGTGCCGGATTCGGCCAAACACGAACGTCTGGATTTACGCACCACGCCGCTCGTGACCATAGACGGCGAAGACGCACGCGATTTCGACGATGCGGTGTATTGCGAACCAAGGGGCGAAGGCTTCCGGTTGATCGTCGCCATTGCCGATGTTTCGCATTACGTGCAACCGAACTCGGCACTGGATTCCGAGGCGCGCAACCGCGGCACCTCGGTGTATTTCCCGGACCGCGTGATTCCCATGCTGCCGGAAGTGCTGTCGAACGGCCTGTGCTCCATTAATCCCGAGGTGGATCGCCTGTGCATGGTATGCGACATGTACATCGGGCCGGACGGCAAGATAGGCCGCGCGCAGTTTCATGAAGGCGTGATGCGTTCCGCTGCGCGCCTCACCTATACGCAGGTGGCCGGCATCCTGGTAGAGCGGAAGCGCGAGCTCAGGACCCAATTCGAAACCCTGCTGCCGCATCTGGAGAATCTGCAGGCGGTTTTCCGGGTGCTCTTCAAGGCGCGCACGCGGCGCGGCGCGATTGATTTCGACAGCACGGAAACGCGCATCGTGTTCGACGCCCAGCACAAAGTCGCGGCCATCAAGCCGCTGGTGCGCAACGAGGCGCACCGCATCATCGAGGAGTGCATGATCGCGGCCAACGTGGAAGCCGCACGCTTTCTCGAAAAACACCAGATGCCGACACTGTATCGGGTGCACGCGGGGCCGGACGCCGACGCGCTCAAGGAGCTGCGCGCCTTCCTGGGCACGCTCGGCCTGTCCTTGGGTGGAGGCGTAAAGCCCGAGGCCCAGCATTACGCGACGCTGCTGGAGAAGGTGCGGGGACGCCCCGACCAATCCCTCATCCAGACGGTGTTGCTGCGCTCCCTGTCGCAGGCGGTGTACAGCCCGAACAACCACGGACATTTCGGCCTGGCGCTCCGGGAGTACGCACACTTCACTTCGCCCATCCGCCGTTATCCCGATCTCCTCGTGCACCGCGGCATCCGCCACGTGCTGAAGGGTGGTACGGCCAGGAATTTCCGTTACTCGCTCATGCAGATGGACAGCCTGGGCAGCCATTGCTCCATGGCGGAGCGGCGCGCGGACGAGGCCACGCGCGATGCCCTGGACTGGCTCAAGGCCGATTACATGCGGGACAAGCTCGGCGAGGAATTCGACGGGTTGATTACCGGCGTGCTGCCCTTCGGCCTGTTCGTGCAACTGAAAGACCTGTACGTGGAAGGCCTGGTGCATGTCACTTCGCTGCCGAGCGACTACTACGATCACGACCCCGTCGGGCATCGCCTCGTGGGCGAGCGCAGCGGCCGGGTGTTCCGGCTGACCGATGCGGTGCGCGTACGCGTGGTCAACGTGAATCTGGACGAGCGCAAGATTGATTTCGAACTGGCCGGCATGCCGGCGGCGCGCGCGGCGCACCGTGGACGCAAACCACCGCGGGCGCGCTCCAAAGCACGGCGATGA